In the genome of Cytophagales bacterium, the window GTGGGCTGTTAGGGGGGCTTCTCATATACCTGGAAATAATATTCTTGTCTTGGTTAGAGGGAAGTTGATAAAAATCAGGATGTCCGTTGTAATAAGCTTGTTTGGCTGCTTTTACAAAGCTGACTAACGAAACAGGTACTGCAATACCAGGTTGTTCCTTTAGAAAATTTTCAAATTTTTCTACTTTTCTAAGGGTTGAAAGATTGGAAGTTCCTTTCTTTTTACCTGTATTGATAACAAATTCAAGAGGCATAACACCTGTGAAATTTTTCTCAAAAAATATCAGGTCAGTCTGTATATTGCTGGTTTTAGGCAGATCGTCAACCATGTGGGCAATGGTTCTTATTTTCATGATACCAATAATTGAAATGATCACTATAATTGAAGCGAGACTATATATGGCAGGTCTGTATTTAATGGCAATGCTGTCAAGCCAATGGAGCAGCTTTGACAATAGTATAAAATCTAAATGTTTCAGTTGTCTTGTATTTGGCGGAGGAAGATAAGAGAAAATCGTGGGGATCAGGATAATGCTCACGATAAATACTGAAAGCGTACTTAAACTGGCTACAATACCAAATTCTTTAAGAAGGGGTATGTTTGTAAATAAAAGGACTACAAACCCTACTGCGGTAGTTGCGTTGGTGATCAGGGTAGCTAAACCTATTTTTCTCAGTACCTTACTCAGGGCTTTCGCCTGGTTACTGTGCTTTTTATACTCCTGGTGATATTTGTTCATCAGGTAGATACAATTAGGTATTCCAATAATGATTATGATAGGTGGTATCAAAGCTAACAACATGGTTATTTTATAATTTAAAAGTACCATGATACCTACAGACCATGTAGCTGCTGTTCCAATAACTATTAATGGGAAAATTAGGGCATATAAGGAACGGTAAAATAGTAAAAGGATCAGTCCGGTAACGATTATGGCAAGTAGAATAAAAAATCTTATCTCTGAAGTGACTTTAGTGACCGTTATTGTACGGATATAAGGTAAGCCCGAATAATAAAGCTTTATATTTGCAGTAGTTGAGAATTTATCAGTCAGGGCTTTTATCTCTTTAATGATAACTCGTCTTTTTACTGAATTAAGAACCCCTTGGTCAATATATACTAACAGGAGGGTAGCGCTGCTTTCCTTATTGAATAATTGTCCCTCGTAAAATTTTATATTCCTGGAAAGCGTGAGCAAGCTGTCAAGGGTTTGTTGACTGTTTAGAGTATTATCAAATAAAGGTGTTAGTATAAACTGCTTTTTTTCTTCATCCTTTACAAGCAACTGCAGCCTGGGTAATGATAATACTTCATTGATACCGTTGATCCGGGCTATTTCATTTCCCAGTTTTAAGTATTGTAAAAAGTTTTTAAGCTTGAATAAGCTGCTGTCTTTGATCCCGATGACAAAGATGTTCCCATCTTCACCAAATACTTTCTTAAACTCATTTAAAAATATGAATTGCGGGTCATCAACAGGTACAATCTTTGAATATTGGTCATAAGCAATCTTCACATCTTTTCCTTTGTAGGCCATAAAAGCTGTAACGAGCCCTAAAGCTATGATCAAAAGAAGTCTGTATTTTATAATGATATGAGCAAGCCTGGTAAACACCTGTGCCGAATGTATATGTTTATCCCGTCCCGGGTACCCGGGATGGGGAGGGATCTCTCCCCGGTGAAAATACAAAGGTAATAATTTTTCATTAAAAAAGTATTTGTATCACGTAAGGCTCCTAAGATTAACTCATCCCGGGTACTCGGGATGAATTAAAGCCCCCGAGTACTCGGGGGAAATTATTTTTAAGTATATTGTCACTTTATTCAAAACCGTTAATTAGTAGGAAAGGCACATAGGGGATTCAATCCATGCTTGAATTGCTGGTGACTTTGGAAGATAATACGGAAGCGTTTTATGAAAAATGGCTTGTATTCTCGTCAGACCACTAAACGTTGGGTTTTGTGTAAGAAAGTGGTCAACAAGTAAGGGCGATAAGCATTTAGCAATATCTAATATCCAACACCTGTACTGATAAAATCGGGATCAAATAAACAGAAACCAGTTACCAGAACCCAAAACCTACTTGCTAATACCAACATTCTTCATGACCATGCCTTTGTTGGTTTGTATTTGCAGGAAATAGAGGCCGGGAGCAAGGCCGGAAACATCCAATTCATGCGTATTGTTATTATTGGGTTTATTAACAATAACAACCTGGCCTAAAGAATTGATCATTGTTATCATGTTTAGCCGGATATTATTGGCATCAATGATCAGAACATCATTTGCGGGGTTAGGATATATTTTCAGATTGCTTAAAAGTTCAAGATCTGAAATACCAGAAATAATTACAGGTGTTTGAGCTGATTTTCCTGAACAGCCATTTGCATCTGTAACCCATACAGCATACAAGCCGGTTTGGCTGGCAATATAAACTTGTGATGTCGCTCCGATGATAATAGTATCATCATTGAAAAGCCATTGGTATGAACTGTAAGTAGTGTCAACTGTCAATACGCTATCAAATTGTTGACTTATGGATGGGGTAGGTAATGGATTTACCGCCATAACCACCACATTGGAAGTTGCTGGTGAACCTGTAGCACAGGTTAATGTAGAAGTCATTATACATGTGACACTATCTCCATTGTTTAATGCTGAAGAAGAATAGCTTGAATCAGTACCAACATTAACTCCATTGACCTGCCATTGATAAGTTGGTGTACCACCATTTGTTTGGGTGGCAGTAAATATCACATTGTCCCCTGCACATATTGGAGGATTGGGACTGGCTGATATAAGTACACTTGCCGGCAAGGATGGAGTCACCGTGATAATAACAGCATTTGACGTGGCGGGTGAACCAGTAACACACGACAGAGATGAAGTCATAATACAGGTAACAGCATCACCGTTAGTTAAGTTTGTAGTAGCGTAAGTTGGTGAATTTGTGCCTACATTTCCTCCATTTACTTGCCATTGATAAGCCGG includes:
- a CDS encoding MMPL family transporter, translated to MAYKGKDVKIAYDQYSKIVPVDDPQFIFLNEFKKVFGEDGNIFVIGIKDSSLFKLKNFLQYLKLGNEIARINGINEVLSLPRLQLLVKDEEKKQFILTPLFDNTLNSQQTLDSLLTLSRNIKFYEGQLFNKESSATLLLVYIDQGVLNSVKRRVIIKEIKALTDKFSTTANIKLYYSGLPYIRTITVTKVTSEIRFFILLAIIVTGLILLLFYRSLYALIFPLIVIGTAATWSVGIMVLLNYKITMLLALIPPIIIIIGIPNCIYLMNKYHQEYKKHSNQAKALSKVLRKIGLATLITNATTAVGFVVLLFTNIPLLKEFGIVASLSTLSVFIVSIILIPTIFSYLPPPNTRQLKHLDFILLSKLLHWLDSIAIKYRPAIYSLASIIVIISIIGIMKIRTIAHMVDDLPKTSNIQTDLIFFEKNFTGVMPLEFVINTGKKKGTSNLSTLRKVEKFENFLKEQPGIAVPVSLVSFVKAAKQAYYNGHPDFYQLPSNQDKNIISRYMRSPPNSPPESEKRGIGETERKKTKQFTDSPIHPFTDSVRSSGEGDLGGAGRMAMFVDSTGQTMRISTRVADIGSQKMDFLVDSVIKPKIKELFGDGNFDIEITGTTLLFLSGNKYLVRNLKYSLLLALLLIGCIMAVLFGNFRTILISIIPNVIPLLITGGLMGYFGIPLKPSTAIIFSIAFGISVDDSIHYLAKYRQELFSNNFRVPLAVSISLKETGTSMIYTSLVLLAGFVIFAGSDFGGTIALGVLITITLFFAMLTNLTVLPSLLLTFDQGRRKKDIQEEYKGFYSEDEDEEIDVKQLGHL